The genomic region CCAGATGATGGGACATGAGTATTTGCTTGGGCTGCTGCAAGGCTTCATGCCGGAGCTGGGCGATCAATTGGCCATGGAGGTAGGGAGGCTGGCTGGGGAAGACACCGTGCGCTGGGTCGCGGCGATCTCCTTTGTGTGGTTCGGCTTGCTGGTGTTCTACGAGGTGGACTATGCCGTGAACATCGTATTCGGCGCCGGCCATTTGCGGCATGCGTTCGGCGCCACGGCCATGGCCGTCGGCCTGCTCGGAATCGTCGGCTTATTCTTCACGCTGTCGTTTCTCGTGACGCAGATCTTGCGGATGCTGCTCCATCAGGCTTCCCGGATCGGCAACCTGGATTTCGAGGCGTTGCTGATCAATCATTTCATGCTGTCGTATCTGGCGCCGTTCGTTCTGGTCTTCGCCGTCGCCACGGGCCTCTATCGCTATGTGCCGAGAAGCCGCCCGGCGTGGCGGGAGGCCGCCATCGGAGGGATCGCGCTCACGCTGCTGTGGGAAGCGGCCAAACACCTGTTCAGTCTGTACCTGCAGACGCTGTCGGTCTACAGCCTCATGTACGGGTCCTTCCTCGTGATGGTGTTTTTCCTGCTGTGGGTGTATTACTCGGCGGCGTTGTTGTTGTTCGGCGCGGCGGTCGTGCATCGGTTGCAAATGGCCCGCGTGGCGCCATGTTCGCCATGAGCGATCACGCCGCACATGATTGGACCGAAGGAGAGGATACGACACGCATGATTCACACAGATTCACAGGCCGCGGCCGTAGCGTGAGGCTGACGCTCGGAAGAGATTGCGTACTGTCGCATGGTGGTGTGCGCTCGTGGTGTTTCACGGGTTACCCTGCTTGACGGCGTCTAGTTCGGCCAGGCGGCGCGGCGAAAGGCACTGGTGATCCTCCTGAAACCGACGACGAAATATGGCCTAGGTGCAACCATGGGAAACGACATGAATTTGACACACGACACCCCTTCTGGAGGATGCCGATGAGCCAAGACCTCTATCCCGTTCCCGAAGAGTTCCGAACGCAGGCCCATATCACCGAGCCTCGCTATCAGGACCTGTACCAACGCTCGGTCGAAGATCCCGAAGGCTTCTGGAGTGAACAGGCCAAAAGGTCTGTGAGCTGGTCCGGGCCTTGGAGCAGAGTGCTGGATTGGGACTTCAAGACCGGTCATATCCGCTGGTTCGAAGGCGGCAAGCTGAACGCCTGTTATAACTGCGTCGACCGGCATCTGGTCGAGCGCGGCGAACAGCCTGCGATCATCTGGGAGGGGAATGAGCCGGATCAGAGTCGCAGGATTACCTACCGCGAACTGCATGAACAGGTCTGCCGCGTGGCCAACGTGCTCAAGAAGCGGGGCATCGGCACAGGCGACCGAGTGTGCATTTACATGCCGATGATTCCCGAAGCCGTGTTTGCCATGCTGGCCTGCGCCCGTATCGGCGCCATCCATTCGGTGGTGTTCGCCGGGTTCTCGTCCGAGGCTTTCAAGCATCGCGTCCAGGACTGCGATGCCCGGCTGGTGGTCACCGCCGACGGCTATTGCCACGGCGCCAAGACGATTGACCACAAGAAGAAAACGGACCAGGCGCTGGAGGAATGTCCCGGCGTCAAGACCCTGCTGGTGGTCAAACATCGCGGCGCGGCGATCGCCTGGAACAGCGAACGCGACGTCTGGTATCACGAGGCCGTCGCCGACAGTTCGCCCGAATGCCCGGTCGTGGAAATGGACGCCGAAGCCCCGTTGTTCATTCTCTATACCTCCGGCTCGACCGGCAAGCCGAAAGGCCTGGTGCACACGACGGGAGGCTATCTGGTGTTCGCCGCCATCACGCATCAGTACACCTTCGACTACCATGAGGGCGAGGTGTACTGGTGTACCGCGGACGTCGGCTGGATCACCGGCCATACCTACATTGTGTATGGCCCATTGGCCAACGGCGCGACCACGCTGCTGTTCGAAGGCGTGCCCCATTATCCGGACTATTCCCGATTCTGGCAGGTCGTGGATAAGCACCGGGTCAATATTTTCTATACGGCGCCCACGGCGATACGCGCCCTGATGGCTGAAGGCGAGGAGCCGGTGAAGAAGACCAGCCGCCGGAGCCTGCGGGTGCTGGGCACGGTTGGGGAGCCTATCGATCCCAAGGCCTGGGAATGGTTTTATCGAGTCGTCGGGGAGCAGCGCTGTCCCATTGCGGACACCTGGTGGCAGACGGAAACCGGTGGTCTGCTCTTGACCCCTCTGCCAGGGGCCATGCCGTTGAAACCGGGGTCGGTGGCCAAGCCATTCTTCGGTGTGGTCCCGGCCCTGGTAGATGAGAAGGGCGCTATCCTTGAAGGCGAGGCCCAGGGCCGGCTGGTCATCACCCGCCCCTGGCCCGCGCTGGCGCGCACAATCTATGGCAATCATGAGCGCTTCATCAAAACCTATTTCAGCAGATTCCCAGGCCTCTATGACACGGAGGACGGCGCCCGGCGTGACGCGGACGGCTACTACTGGATCACCGGACGGGTCGATGACGTCTTGAATGTGTCCGGTCATCGCCTGGGGACCGCTGAGCTGGAGAGTGCGCTGGCCAAGCACCCGGATGTGGCCGAGGCCTCCGTGGTCGGGTACCCGCATGCGATCAAGGGGCAGGGTATCTATGCCTATGTGGTATTGAACGAAGGCGTCGCACCATCGGACGCATTACGCGCAGCACTCGTCGGACAGGTGCGCAGCGAAATCGGCCCCGTGGCCAAACCCGACGTCATCCAATGGGCCGAGGCTCTGCCCAAGACCCGCTCCGGAAAGATCATGCGCCGTATCTTGCGGAAAATTTCGGCGTATGAACTGAGTGACCTGGGGGATACCTCGACCCTGGCCGATCCCACCGTGGTCGAGGCCTTGATTGCAGGACGCAGGACACCATAACTAAATGATTCGCGCATCATCATCTCGATGACATGTGTCAGTTGAACGTATCTGTTTGGACAGCGCGGCGGAGAAGGTAGTGCGGAGCGCACACAAAGGAGGGGCCATGAACGAAGCGTTGATCAATCGAGTCCTTGTCGCCACCGATTTTTCCGCCTGCGCGCGGCGGGCGCTTGCGTATGGCGTCTATGTTGCGCGGATCTGGTCGGCGCATATGGACCTGCTCCATGTGGTGGAAATGCAGCCGGGGTTGGAGCTTGACGCGTCCGTTCCTGATCCGCTGGTTGAGCTGCGCCGGAAGGAGTCGGAGCGGCTCCTTGGCGACCTGGTTTCCCGCGTGAAACGAGAAGGTCCGAGCGTGGATGGGCGCCTGCGTCAGGGGATTCCCAGCGAGCAGATCTCGCAGGCCGCGCTCGAACAAGGGGCCGATCTTGTCGTCGTCGGCACCCATGGGAGGACCGGACTGGATCATATTCTGCTCGGCAGCACGGCGGAGCGCGTCATCAAGCAGACGCCCTGCCCGGTGCTCACTGTTCGGGCCGCCCGTATCCGGGAGGAGGAGAGAGACGAGAGCGCGCCGCCCCGTATCCAGCACATCCTGGCACCGGTCGACTTCTCCAGCCCGTCCCTCGAGGCGCTGGAGTATGCGACTCAGGTGGCCGATCGCTTCGGAGCCCGGCTCACGCTGCTGCACGTGCTGGAGCCGGTCTACCTCGATCTGGAATTAGGGCCTGGGCGGATCGAGGATGAGCCCCAGAAGCGGGCTCACCGGGGGGCTCAGTTGGATGAGCTCGCTCAGGCGGTGAAGCGGTGCGAGGTGGCGGCGGAGTCTCTGATTCTCGGAGGGATTCCGTCCGAGTCGATTCTAGCCTGTGCCCGCGGGCAGGGCTGCGATCTGATCGTCATGGGGACCCATGGACGGCGGGGGCTGATGCGCTTCTGGTACGGCAGTGTGGCAGAAGCCGTGCTCCGGCAGGCACCCTGTCCGGTGCTCACGGTTCGAAGCCCGAAGTTCAGTCCCGGCCAGCGTCGGGTAGTCCCATCGACGATGACCGCGTCATAAAAAAGGAGCGTAGACATGGAACCGCGTGACATTTACATCACCGAATTCGACCTGGCCCGCTTACAGGAACTGCTGGAGGTGGGCATCAGCTTCAAAGAACGAGACCGGGAGTATCTGGAGAGTTTGCAGAATGAGCTGGACCGCGCCCATATTGTGGAGCCGGCCGCAATTCCTCATGATGTGGTCACGATGAACTCTCGGATTCGCCTCAAGGATATGGATACAGAAGAGGAACACGCCTATACGCTGGTGTTCCCCGCGGACGCCGACATCGAGGCGAACAACATTTCGATTCTCGCCCCGGTCGGCACGGCGATCCTCGGATACAAGGCCGGCGACCTCATCGAATGGCCGGTGCCGGCAGGCGTGAAAACGCTCCGCATCAAAGAAGTGTTGTATCAACCCGAGGCCGCAGGCCGGTATGACCTATGAGAGCTAGGCTATGAGAGCCGGTGAGCGGCACGTTCGCTGTCGGGAACAGGAGGGTATCGCATGATCGAGGCCGACAGACCCGTCGTCGCTTATTTGTCCATGGAGATTGCCTTGGAGTCTTCGATTCCCACCTATTCTGGAGGACTCGGGGTTCTGGCCGGGGATACGCTCCGGGCGGCAGCCGACCTAGGCATCCACCTGGTGGGTGTCACGTTATCGCACCGCCGCGGCTATTTCCATCAGCGGGTGGACCCTCTCGGCCGGCAATCCGAGGAGCCGGTCTCCTGGTCCATGGATGACTTTCTCGAGCCGATGGAGCCCCGCGTGACGGTTGAACTCGAAGGCCGGCCCGTGCAAATCCGAGCCTGGCGTTACCAGATCATGGGAGCGTCGGGATCACGGGTTCCCGTGTATCTCCTGGACACGGACCTGGACGGGAACGCGCCGGAGGATCGCGCGCTGACGGATGTGCTGTATGGGGGCGATCTGGCCCACCGGCTCCGCCAGGAAGCGGTCCTCGGACTCGGCGGCGTCCGGATGCTGCGGGCCCTGGGGTACCGGACGATCACCAGGTTTCACCTCAACGAAGGGCACGCGGCGCTGTTGATCCTGGCGTTGCTGGAGGAGGAGTTCGCGCGGCGCGGAAGCAGCATCGCCCTGTCGCCTGATGTCATCGAGGAGGTCAGTGAACGCTGTGTCTTCACGACCCACACGCCGGTCCCAGCCGGGCATGACCAGTTTTCGCTCGATCTGGTGCGCCAGGTCCTGGGCGAGCGCCTGGCTGGTTGGCTCAAAGCGTGCGGCCAGGACCCGATCGTCAATCTGACCGATCTGGCGCTACGCGGTTCCCGGTTCATCAACGGCGTGGCCATGAAGCACGGGGAAGTATCGCGGGCGCTGTTCCCTGGGTACCCGATCCGCTCCATCACGAACGGCGTCCATGCGGTGACCTGGGCCGCGCCGTCGTTTCACGCGCTCTACGACCGGCTGCTTCCGGACTGGCGCCGCGACCAGTTATCGCTGCGCTATGCGGTGAGCATTCCCGAGGCGGACATCTGGGAGGCGCATATGGACGCCAAGCGCGCCCTGGTGGACACTGTGAACCGCGAGACCAACGCGGGCTTCGATCGCGATGTGCTGACCCTCGGCTTCGCCCGGCGGGCGACCGCCTACAAACGCTGGACGCTGGTGTTTCACGATCTGGACCGGCTGAAGCAGATTGTCGCGCAGCGGGCCGCCTGCAGATCGTCTTTGCCGGGAAGGCCCATCCGCGAGACCATGACGGCAAAGAAGTGATCCGGCAGATCCACGCCATGCGCGAGGCCCTCAAGGGCGTGATTCCCGTCGCGTACCTGGCCAACTACGACATGGCTTTGGCCAGGCAGGTCTGCGCCGGGGTGGACGTGTGGCTGAACACGCCTATCCCGCCGATGGAAGCCTCGGGGACGAGCGGCATGAAGGCGGCGATCAACGGCGTGCCCAGCCTCAGCGTGCTCGACGGCTGGTGGATCGAGGGGCATGTCGAAGATGTCACCGGCTGGTCGATCGGCGATAGCGTCGACGCCTGCCTGGCCTCGGCTTCGGGCATGGATGGCTGCCATGCCGACGCGCTCTATGACAAGCTGGCGACGAAGGTGGCGCCCTGCTTCTATGAGGATCGCTCGCGGTATATCGGCATCATGCGGCATGCGATCGCGTTGAACGGCGGCTTCTTCAACACGCATCGGATGATGGTCCAGTATGTCCATAATGCGTACCGCCTTCCCGATGAATCCGTTGAGTTTTTGCGGCTGGATCGGTCGAACCGGTGAGGGATGATGATGCTGACCGTAGACGATGAGGGCGCATCCTGAGTCGTCCTGCGGCTGTAACCTGGTTGCGAGATCGATGCTCTGACGAGAGGGGTGCTGGCGCATGGTGGTGCGCGCTCCTGGTATTCCAAGGGTTGTTCCTGCTTGACGGCGGCGGGTTCGCCCGGGTGGCGCGCGCGGAGTGGCGGCTGAGCGGGGAGTCGGATGCGGCCTGGACCGACACAGTGGTGCAGTACTCGGCGGCATTCGCGCAGGCGCTACAGAAAGATCCAAGCTTCCCTACCCTGGATGTGTCTCTCGTCGGGGGTGTCATCATTCAGGGGGATGTCTTTCGTCGGATATGCCGGAGATCGTAAACGTCGGTGCCAGTCCTCGCAAGGGCCATGGCGCCGCAAGAGGACGCCGGGCGCTCCTCCGCTGGGAGAGTTTTCGCCGCCAACTGGGGTGTTCCCCAGTTGTCCGCAGAGGAGCGAGGTCGGTACGGTGCCCAGGCCTGCGGCGCCACGCTCGACAGGATTTGCGACAGGACTCGACGGATCGGCGCAGCGCCGCTGTCGTGCATCGCCCCATCCTGCAGGTGCTTTTGTCGCAGGACGCGTCAGTCAGCAGCCACCGAGATGATGGCGCAGAGGGGAGAAGTCCGCGCACAAGTCGCAGAAAGGGGGAGCATTCTCCTGCCTCTCGTGCGTGGCGCGGCTGCTTGGCGCGAGTTATGCGGTGGTGCTTGGCTATTCCGCTGGCGCCCGGAGCGATCTCGAGCTGTTGATCGCCATCTCCAACGGTGTCCTGTTCACCCCGATGCATTCGTGGTGGGGCCGGATCGCCGATGAAGACATGCTCCTCGTGACCGCCTCCGTGCGGGCTCTCGCGTCGGAGCATCCGTATTTTAACCATTCGCTCCCCGCGCGAAGCCGCGTGCCGACGGGAGCGTGCGCCGCTTGATAAAGGAGAAGCCATGATTGCATCGCCTGCGCGGACCATCCTATTTGCGACCGACTTTTCGGACTGTGCCTTGCGCGCGCAGGATTATGCCCTGTATTGGGCGGGTCGTTTGCCGACCAGGATCGATGTGTTCCATGTGGTGGATTGCCCGCGATGGCTAGAGGATTCTCCGGAGGTCGCCGCCTTCCTCGTCAAGGTTCGGCGGGAAGTCGACCGGCAACTGGAGGATGTTCGGAAGCTCTGTGAGTCGAAAGGGTTAGAGGTCACGGTCCGCCAGGTCACGGGGCTTCCCGGCATCGAGATTCCTACGGCGGCCTTGGATACCGGGGTAGAGTTGATCGTGCTCGGCGCTCGGGGAAGCTCAGGGTCGTCGGGTCCCCTGTTGGGAGGCGTAGTGGAACGGGTGACCAAGACGGCGCCGTGCCCGGTGTTGACCGTTCCGCTCCCTGGAGAGCGCGCCGGCGCCCAGCCGGTTCCGCAGTCGCCTCCGGTGGTTCACCGTATCCTGGCGCCGGTGGATTTTTCGAAACCGTCCTTGGAATCGGTCGAATATGCGGTCGATCTGGCACAGAAGCTGGACGCGACGCTCGAGCTCGTGCATGTGGTCGAGCCGGGGTATCAGGATTTGAATAAGGCGGTGCTCGGCGAGGAGGACCAGACGGACGCGCCGCCGGTTCGGAACGACAATCGCCTGAGGGAACTGGTGTCACTGATCAAATCGTTCGGTCTGCCGGGCGATGCCCTGATCCGAGGTGGGGTGCCTTCCGATGCCATCCTGGCGTGCGCCCAGGAACAACGAAGCGATCTGATCGTGATGGGTACTCATGGGCGGCGAGGCTTTTCGCGGCTGCGGTTCGGCAGCGTGGTGGAAACGGTGCTCCGCCTCGCATCCTGTCCGGTTCTGACCGTAAAGGGGCCGAAGTTCGCTCCGGACCATCGCCGCGTGGTGCCGACTTCCTGGGAGGAGAAACGATGATGGCTGCGAACGCAAACGCACCGACGCCGCTCGTGCGCTGGTTTGAGGAGATCGGCATCGAGGATGTGCCCCTCGTCGGGGGCAAGAACGCTTCGTTGGGTGAGATGTATCGGGAGCTGGCCTCCAAGGGGATCAAGGTGCCGAACGGGTTCGCAGTCACCGCGGCCGCCTATCGGGAGTTTCTCCGCGAGGCGGGCCTTGAGGCGACGATCGTTGAGGCCTTGAAAGACCTGGATGCCCAGGATCTGGAGAATCTCCGCCGCCGGGGCAGCCGCATCCGCCAGGCGATGCTGGCAGCGACCATCCCGCATGCGCTGGAGCATGCGATCATCGAGGCCTACGCGCGATTGAGCGAGGGGGCGCCGGAGCCGGTCGACGTCGCCGTGCGGAGCAGCGCCACCGCGGAGGACCTGCCGGACGCCAGTTTCGCCGGACAGCAGGAAACGTATCTGAACGTTCAGGGACCGCGCGCGCTGCT from Nitrospira sp. harbors:
- a CDS encoding YihY/virulence factor BrkB family protein, with protein sequence MSVLRAFQGAAWDFWHHGCTTLAASLAFFSLLSFFPLVFLLLSLASGLSHQMMGHEYLLGLLQGFMPELGDQLAMEVGRLAGEDTVRWVAAISFVWFGLLVFYEVDYAVNIVFGAGHLRHAFGATAMAVGLLGIVGLFFTLSFLVTQILRMLLHQASRIGNLDFEALLINHFMLSYLAPFVLVFAVATGLYRYVPRSRPAWREAAIGGIALTLLWEAAKHLFSLYLQTLSVYSLMYGSFLVMVFFLLWVYYSAALLLFGAAVVHRLQMARVAPCSP
- the acs gene encoding acetate--CoA ligase produces the protein MSQDLYPVPEEFRTQAHITEPRYQDLYQRSVEDPEGFWSEQAKRSVSWSGPWSRVLDWDFKTGHIRWFEGGKLNACYNCVDRHLVERGEQPAIIWEGNEPDQSRRITYRELHEQVCRVANVLKKRGIGTGDRVCIYMPMIPEAVFAMLACARIGAIHSVVFAGFSSEAFKHRVQDCDARLVVTADGYCHGAKTIDHKKKTDQALEECPGVKTLLVVKHRGAAIAWNSERDVWYHEAVADSSPECPVVEMDAEAPLFILYTSGSTGKPKGLVHTTGGYLVFAAITHQYTFDYHEGEVYWCTADVGWITGHTYIVYGPLANGATTLLFEGVPHYPDYSRFWQVVDKHRVNIFYTAPTAIRALMAEGEEPVKKTSRRSLRVLGTVGEPIDPKAWEWFYRVVGEQRCPIADTWWQTETGGLLLTPLPGAMPLKPGSVAKPFFGVVPALVDEKGAILEGEAQGRLVITRPWPALARTIYGNHERFIKTYFSRFPGLYDTEDGARRDADGYYWITGRVDDVLNVSGHRLGTAELESALAKHPDVAEASVVGYPHAIKGQGIYAYVVLNEGVAPSDALRAALVGQVRSEIGPVAKPDVIQWAEALPKTRSGKIMRRILRKISAYELSDLGDTSTLADPTVVEALIAGRRTP
- a CDS encoding universal stress protein, whose amino-acid sequence is MNEALINRVLVATDFSACARRALAYGVYVARIWSAHMDLLHVVEMQPGLELDASVPDPLVELRRKESERLLGDLVSRVKREGPSVDGRLRQGIPSEQISQAALEQGADLVVVGTHGRTGLDHILLGSTAERVIKQTPCPVLTVRAARIREEERDESAPPRIQHILAPVDFSSPSLEALEYATQVADRFGARLTLLHVLEPVYLDLELGPGRIEDEPQKRAHRGAQLDELAQAVKRCEVAAESLILGGIPSESILACARGQGCDLIVMGTHGRRGLMRFWYGSVAEAVLRQAPCPVLTVRSPKFSPGQRRVVPSTMTAS
- the rnk gene encoding nucleoside diphosphate kinase regulator, translating into MEPRDIYITEFDLARLQELLEVGISFKERDREYLESLQNELDRAHIVEPAAIPHDVVTMNSRIRLKDMDTEEEHAYTLVFPADADIEANNISILAPVGTAILGYKAGDLIEWPVPAGVKTLRIKEVLYQPEAAGRYDL
- the glgP gene encoding alpha-glucan family phosphorylase encodes the protein MIEADRPVVAYLSMEIALESSIPTYSGGLGVLAGDTLRAAADLGIHLVGVTLSHRRGYFHQRVDPLGRQSEEPVSWSMDDFLEPMEPRVTVELEGRPVQIRAWRYQIMGASGSRVPVYLLDTDLDGNAPEDRALTDVLYGGDLAHRLRQEAVLGLGGVRMLRALGYRTITRFHLNEGHAALLILALLEEEFARRGSSIALSPDVIEEVSERCVFTTHTPVPAGHDQFSLDLVRQVLGERLAGWLKACGQDPIVNLTDLALRGSRFINGVAMKHGEVSRALFPGYPIRSITNGVHAVTWAAPSFHALYDRLLPDWRRDQLSLRYAVSIPEADIWEAHMDAKRALVDTVNRETNAGFDRDVLTLGFARRATAYKRWTLVFHDLDRLKQIVAQRAACRSSLPGRPIRETMTAKK
- a CDS encoding glycogen/starch/alpha-glucan phosphorylase; the protein is MIRQIHAMREALKGVIPVAYLANYDMALARQVCAGVDVWLNTPIPPMEASGTSGMKAAINGVPSLSVLDGWWIEGHVEDVTGWSIGDSVDACLASASGMDGCHADALYDKLATKVAPCFYEDRSRYIGIMRHAIALNGGFFNTHRMMVQYVHNAYRLPDESVEFLRLDRSNR
- a CDS encoding universal stress protein; translated protein: MIASPARTILFATDFSDCALRAQDYALYWAGRLPTRIDVFHVVDCPRWLEDSPEVAAFLVKVRREVDRQLEDVRKLCESKGLEVTVRQVTGLPGIEIPTAALDTGVELIVLGARGSSGSSGPLLGGVVERVTKTAPCPVLTVPLPGERAGAQPVPQSPPVVHRILAPVDFSKPSLESVEYAVDLAQKLDATLELVHVVEPGYQDLNKAVLGEEDQTDAPPVRNDNRLRELVSLIKSFGLPGDALIRGGVPSDAILACAQEQRSDLIVMGTHGRRGFSRLRFGSVVETVLRLASCPVLTVKGPKFAPDHRRVVPTSWEEKR